The following are from one region of the Nicotiana tomentosiformis chromosome 7, ASM39032v3, whole genome shotgun sequence genome:
- the LOC138895247 gene encoding uncharacterized protein, protein MEGLNNMLKTVNQNGWLRGFRVPNNAGNEMEVSHLLYVDDTLVLCEAKAEQMRYLRLILIVFEFVSGLHVNWRKSRLIPVKEVADAQVLAGILGCEIDCLPTAYLGLSLGSRNKVMEVWSGVVERVERRLARWKTQYLSLGGRVILINVVLDSLPTYVMSLFPIPAKVEKRFNNENQALWKEVVINKYGQQGQWCTKPVTTAYAVSVWRSIRAQWPTFNANVGFTVGNRRKISFWNDNWLGYAPLKDMFPHLFCLSLVSEASIGDTWSLQGWNLYFRRSLNDWEVIRVTELLKDLDTFNGTSHNEDSMIWKSDGKDFTVKSVYTLLNSTGHQNTSWP, encoded by the exons ATGGAAGGACTCAACAATATGTTGAAAACTGTTAATCAGAATGGGTGGTTGAGAGGCTTCAGGGTACCTAACAATGCTGGCAATGAGATGGAGGTATCACAtcttctatatgttgatgatactCTAGTTTTGTGCGAGGCAAAAGCTGAGCAGATGAGGTATTTGAGGCTAATACTTATTGTGTTTGAATTTGTGTCTGGATTACATGTAAATTGGAGAAAAAGTAGGTTGATTCCGGTTAAAGAAGTGGCAGATGCCCAAGTCTTAGCAGGGATTCTTGGATGTGAGATAGATTGCCTACCAACTGCTTATTTGGGACTATCCCTTGGTTCAAGAAATAAAGTTATGGAGGTATGGAGTGGAGTTGTAGAGAGGGTTGAAAGGAGACTGGCTAGATGGAAAACACAATACCTATCTCTGGGCGGTCGGGTGATTCTCATTAATGTTGTGCTGGATTCTCTGCCTACATATGTGATGTCTCTTTTTCCAATACCTGCAAAGGTGGAAAAGAG ATTCAACAATGAAAACCAAGCTTTGTGGAAGGAGGTGGTGATCAACAAATATGGACAACAGGGACAATGGTGCACCAAGCCTGTGACAACGGCATATGCAGTTAGTGTTTGGAGATCCATTAGAGCTCAGTGGCCTACTTTTAACGCTAATGTGGGGTTTACAGTGGGTAACAGGAGAAAAATCTCATTTTGGAATGACAATTGGTTGGGATATGCCCCTCTAAAAGATATGTTCCCACATCTTTTCTGTTTAAGCCTAGTATCAGAGGCTTCCATTGGAGACACTTGGAGCTTACAAGGCTGGAATCTATATTTTAGGAGATCGTTGAATGATTGGGAGGTTATAAGAGTAactgagttactgaaggacttgGATACCTTCAACGGTACATCTCACAATGAAGATTCCATGATATGGAAGAGTGATGGAAAGGACTTCACTGTTAAATCAGTATACACTCTTTTAAACTCTACTGGACATCAAAATACAAGCTGGCCTTAA